A region from the Benincasa hispida cultivar B227 chromosome 8, ASM972705v1, whole genome shotgun sequence genome encodes:
- the LOC120084048 gene encoding uncharacterized protein LOC120084048 — translation MPKSSAIHSYILVTDYFSRWAKVVALKEAKNENVVDFICTHIVYRYGIPHQIVTYNGRQFSNGLMDKLCKKFKFKQYKLSMYNAVANGLTEAFNKTLCNLLKKIVSKSKRDGQEKIGETLWAYQTTHHTPIEVTTYSLVYGMEVVLPLKREIPSLRMAMQEGLTIKDNSRLCLQKIETLDEKRLEAHKALECYQA, via the coding sequence ATGCCCAAGTCGTCAGCCATACATTCTTACATCCTTGTCACTGATTACTTTTCAAGGTGGGCTAAGGTCGTTGCCCTGAAAGAAGCCAAGAATGAAAATGTGGTGGACTTTATCTGTACTCACATCGTCTATCGGTACGGTATTCCCCATCAAATTGTGACATATAATGGCAGACAGTTCTCTAATGGCTTGATGGATAAATTATgtaagaaatttaagttcaaacAATACAAGTTATCCATGTACAATGCAGTAGCAAATGGGTTGACAGAGGCGTTTAACAAGACGTTGTGCAATCTATTGAAGAAAATTGTCTCTAAGTCGAAAAGAGATGGACAAGAGAAGATTGGAGAAACATTATGGGCTTATCAGACTACTCATCATACCCCTATAGAAGTTACAACATATTCTCTTGTTTATGGAATGGAAGTCGTTCTCCCTCTAAAAAGAGAGATCCCATCATTAAGAATGGCAATGCAAGAGGGGTTAACCATAAAAGACAATTCCAGATTATGTCTTCAAAAGATAGAAACACTTGATGAAAAGCGACTAGAAGCTCATAAAGCATTGGAATGTTACCAAGCATGA